From the Lolium rigidum isolate FL_2022 chromosome 2, APGP_CSIRO_Lrig_0.1, whole genome shotgun sequence genome, one window contains:
- the LOC124687455 gene encoding expansin-B11-like, whose protein sequence is MAKTCTLALLGALVVLSLLVSPIACSTRKLAAKAPVKAAPTNKTTAFTNPAASAAYSSGGWLAAGATYYGNPNGDGGEGGACGYQGAVGQRPFSSMIAAGSTPLFLKGLGCGACYDVMCSSNKACSGKPVTVVITDLSPGNLYPGEPAHFDMSGTALGAMAKPGKADQLRASGVIRVQYKRVPCKYPGVKITFRVDQGSNPFYFKTLIEFEDDDGDLKAVALKQAGSTSWTPMRQDWGALWRLNNGQRLRGPFSLRLTSDSGRKLIAKNVIPLNWKAGATYRSLVNYP, encoded by the exons ATGGCGAAAACTTGCACCTTAGCGCTACTCGGCGCACTGGTGGTGCTCTCACTTCTCGTTAGCCCCATTGCTTGCTCCACCCGCAAGCTGGCCGCCAAGGCCCCCGTCAAGGCCGCCCCAACAAACAAAACCACTGCCTTTACCAACCCCGCTGCTTCTGCCGCCTACAGCTCCGGCGGCTGGCTAGCCGCCGGCGCGACGTATTACGGCAACCCCAACGGCGACGGAGGCGAGG GTGGCGCGTGCGGCTACCAAGGCGCTGTCGGGCAGCGGCCGTTCTCGTCGATGATCGCCGCCGGGAGCACACCACTCTTCCTGAAAGGCTTGGGCTGCGGCGCCTGCTATGAT GTTATGTGCTCGAGCAACAAGGCGTGCTCTGGCAAGCCGGTGACCGTCGTCATCACCGACCTGAGCCCCGGCAACCTCTACCCCGGCGAGCCGGCACATTTCGACATGAGCGGCACCGCCCTGGGCGCCATGGCCAAGCCTGGCAAGGCCGACCAGCTCCGTGCCAGCGGCGTCATCAGAGTCCAGTACAAGAG GGTGCCATGCAAGTACCCCGGCGTGAAGATCACCTTCAGGGTGGACCAGGGCTCCAACCCCTTCTACTTCAAGACCCTCATCGAGTTCGAGGACGACGACGGTGACCTCAAGGCCGTCGCCCTCAAGCAGGCCGGCAGCACCTCCTGGACGCCCATGAGGCAGGACTGGGGCGCATTGTGGCGCCTCAACAACGGCCAGCGCCTCCGTGGGCCATTCTCGCTACGCCTCACCTCCGACTCCGGCAGGAAGCTCATCGCCAAGAACGTCATCCCCCTCAACTGGAAGGCCGGAGCCACGTACCGCTCCCTGGTCAACTACCCCTAA